The DNA region ATATAATTGATACGTCGCTTGGCTTGTTCTCTGGGATTTGCACTTGTTTTCGAAAGGTAATCTTGCGATTGAGACAATCTTCCAAAGTTCACGGCGTGCCCAGTGAAGCTAGCACGAAGGTAGTCATACATTTGTCCGCCTTCAATCATGTCCGTTATGCCGCATTCCGGAGTACAAGGCAAGTACCTGAGGCTTCCGCGAGCTCGGTTGAACGCCTCTAGCAACCGCTGATTGCCAGTGCGACGCGCTTCGTCCAATGACTCTGATTTAACGTCTTCGTCCAAAACCGCATGCCGGCGCACATGAGCGGGAAATATTTGAGAGGATGCATTTAGAAATTCAAGTACCTGCACAAACCCTCCCACAGGAACAATCTTGAAGAGAGGCTGGTAACAAATATCTAGATTCGCTACCTGCAGATATCTTTGAACGATTTGCTCTAAGAGCACCTTGGCCTGTTTGTCTTCAACAAAGAAGACGAAGTCCACATTCAGTTCATCATCAAAGGCGATTTCGCCCAAAACCTGCGCGGGATATGGCTTTCGGGTGACCCGAATCTGGCCTCCCTGCTCCTCGGTGAGATGAATAAGTTGAGAACGCTTAGCTGATTTGATGATCGACGCAGAGTGAGTCGAAAACACAACCGTCAATCGCTTCGTTCGCGCGACCCTATTCAGGGCTTCCATGAGCCTAATTTGGGCTTGTGGATGCAACGCCATCTCGATTTCATCTATCAGGATCAAACTGCCGTTTCGTACATTGGACAGCCTTTGGGCGAGCCTCAGCACGCAGAGTTCACCCAAGCTGAAGCTCTTCTCGGAATAGTAATTCCAAGGCGCGCGAGCATGCGCGCGATAGGGGATTAGATATGCCAGATTTCCAGTACCTCGCCGTGTGTTGAGGTACTTCAAATCAGACCATTTGTTGTCATCGAGAACTTCACACAAAAAATCCTTCAGACTCTGCCCCGCATCCCGAAATCGGTTGTGTCTGATCTCATCCGCGAACGGTTCGATGCGATCAGAGTTGGCTTCAAGATATTCAATTGCGGGATATGGGAAGTCG from Wenzhouxiangella sp. AB-CW3 includes:
- a CDS encoding AAA family ATPase, which codes for MTYEINNRSVTYRYGGQRWRATPRANAGLFNDFPYPAIEYLEANSDRIEPFADEIRHNRFRDAGQSLKDFLCEVLDDNKWSDLKYLNTRRGTGNLAYLIPYRAHARAPWNYYSEKSFSLGELCVLRLAQRLSNVRNGSLILIDEIEMALHPQAQIRLMEALNRVARTKRLTVVFSTHSASIIKSAKRSQLIHLTEEQGGQIRVTRKPYPAQVLGEIAFDDELNVDFVFFVEDKQAKVLLEQIVQRYLQVANLDICYQPLFKIVPVGGFVQVLEFLNASSQIFPAHVRRHAVLDEDVKSESLDEARRTGNQRLLEAFNRARGSLRYLPCTPECGITDMIEGGQMYDYLRASFTGHAVNFGRLSQSQDYLSKTSANPREQAKRRINYMVEQVEATTGIDTVQIRRKLYSAYVERRYANATADLHQFLGPVFNAR